In the genome of Synergistaceae bacterium, one region contains:
- the plsX gene encoding phosphate acyltransferase PlsX has translation MLIAVDAMGGDHAPEEPCQGAILACREKPHLSVALLGDSEKIKPIIERAEASVRSRISIVHTDEVINGDDSPSISIRRKKRSSLVVGFEMVKSGEADGIVSSGSTGAIAAGGVLLLGRIPGIDRPGLGAMLPVLNRTTLLMDVGGTVRCKPINLLQFAQMGSIYMKLFKGVENPSVRLLSNGEELIKGDEVITVARELIEASSLNFGGYAEGKDIPNGIADVIICDGFTGNVIIKFGEGLGELLNDLFKEEYTNHILPKVGVFFMWPAMKRVLGRFDWEKQGGSPVLGVNGTVIKVHGRSKCKPISYAIIGAANFAEQHGVDLIREGIARSGME, from the coding sequence ATGCTAATAGCAGTGGATGCAATGGGAGGCGACCATGCGCCGGAAGAACCGTGTCAGGGGGCGATCCTCGCGTGCAGGGAAAAACCTCATCTTTCTGTTGCGCTTCTCGGAGACAGCGAGAAGATAAAGCCGATAATAGAAAGAGCTGAGGCGAGTGTACGTTCACGTATCAGCATAGTTCATACAGATGAAGTCATAAATGGAGATGATTCTCCTTCCATTTCGATTCGCAGGAAAAAAAGGTCAAGCCTGGTTGTAGGTTTCGAGATGGTTAAATCGGGAGAAGCGGATGGGATCGTTTCATCTGGCAGCACAGGTGCAATAGCGGCAGGCGGCGTGCTTCTTCTGGGCCGTATTCCCGGGATCGATCGTCCAGGACTTGGCGCAATGCTTCCTGTACTCAACAGGACGACGCTTCTTATGGATGTAGGGGGAACTGTCCGTTGTAAACCAATAAATCTTTTGCAGTTTGCACAGATGGGTTCAATATATATGAAGCTTTTTAAAGGGGTCGAAAATCCTTCAGTAAGACTTCTCAGCAATGGAGAGGAACTTATCAAAGGAGATGAAGTAATCACGGTGGCACGCGAACTTATAGAGGCAAGCAGCCTGAACTTCGGGGGTTATGCGGAGGGCAAGGATATACCTAACGGCATTGCTGATGTTATAATCTGCGACGGGTTCACCGGAAATGTGATTATTAAATTTGGGGAAGGTCTTGGAGAGCTTCTTAATGATCTGTTCAAAGAAGAATATACAAACCACATTCTTCCTAAAGTAGGAGTTTTCTTTATGTGGCCTGCAATGAAAAGGGTGCTTGGCCGCTTTGACTGGGAAAAACAAGGCGGGTCGCCTGTTCTTGGAGTCAACGGAACTGTTATAAAAGTTCACGGACGTTCAAAATGCAAACCGATATCCTATGCGATTATCGGAGCGGCTAATTTTGCCGAACAACACGGGGTTGACCTGATAAGAGAAGGAATAGCAAGGAGTGGTATGGAATGA